ACCCTGATCGGCACTGTCGTGGTGCCCGTTATCGCCGCAGACAGCACCGTTTCCAATCAGACGGTCAACGTCCGCTACTTCAGCGATAACGGTGGTCAGCCCGGTACGGAGTTGCCATTCACGACCAATGCGAACGGCACCCGCACCTACACCACTGGCACAGTGCTTGCCAACACAGAACTCAAGATCTTCGCAGTGGTTGATGTCCCGGCGAATGCCCAGGCCACCACGGTCAACGGCGTCACCAGTACGCTCAAGGTCAATCAGCGTGCTGAAGCGGTTTACAGCACCATCGTGCGTGAAGACAACAACGATGAAATCGCTGTGGATCAGCCTGGCAACAAGGGTGTGACGCTGACGAAGTCCGAACCCGCCGCAGCACTGCCCGGCGCAACATTGGATTACACCATTACCGCCAAGAACAATTACAACGCGGTCCTGAAGAACTTCTACGTGACCGAGTCGAACACCAATCCCAGCACCAATGTGTTCACCTGGACAACATTCAGCGCCGTTGCGGCCACCAAGACCTTCACGGCGGGCTCAGTGCTGTACCGCTTCAACGGGGGCAACTGGCAGACCAGCGCCACCCCAACGGTAGCGTTGAGCGCGGTCACCAGCGTTGACGTTGGCGTAGACACCAATGCCAACGGCACTGTGGATGCCAATGATCTGTTCCCGGCTCAGGGCGGTCTGACCATTACCTTCCAGGTCATCGTCAAGTAAGCCCTGTTCCAGCGCGCCCTGCCTTCTGTGTAGGGCGCGTTTTTTCGCAATACGGTGACAGAAGAGAACCGCTTGGCACAAGCCACAACAATAGAAATCCATTTGCTTCATCCCCAGTTTTGAATCCACGCATATTTTCGTGCGCCGTGCCCACCTTTCCCCGTCCCTCAAGGAGAACCCCCGTGACCCGCTCCCGCCTCATTTTTCCCGCGCTGCTGCTGGGCCTGCTCCTGCCTGGCGCATACGCTGGCGCGCAGAACATGACGCCCGCCGGCACGGTAATCACCAATCAGGCGCAGGCTGAGTTCCTGTCACCTGTGACCAATCAGCCCACTGTGTCAATGTCCAATGTCGTACAGACCACCGTTTCTGCCGTATGCGCGGTCAGCGTGACCCCGGACGGTACGGTGGCTCAGCCTGGGCAGAACGCAGCGTTGCTGCCCGGCGAACAGGCGACGTTCGTGTACCGGGTCGTCAATGCCGGGAACGCCACCTCCACCTTTGCCCTGGCCTCCCGTACCGAGGCGGGCGGCACGTCAAGTCCAGACTTGCGGATGGTCCGTGACCTGAACGGCAACGGGAAGGCCGATGCAAATGAGCCGGAAATCAGCAGCGTGACCCTGGACGCTGATCAGAGCACAGATGTTTTGCTGTTGGTGGATGCTATTGCCGCCGGAGACGCCTTCGTGAATCTGGTGGCCGGGTGCGCGGGCGGGCAGACCGACAGCAACAACGTCAGCGTGGTGCGCATCAGCCCGCCCCCCGAACTGGCCGTGAGCAAGAGCTTCTCGCCCGCGCTGCTGCGCCCGGGCTCGGAAACCACCGTGACCGTGAAGACCGTCAACGGCGGCAGGGGGCAGAGCCGCGAAGTGGTCCTGACAGACCTGCTGACCGATCAACTGGCACAGGGGCTCAGTTTCGTGTCAGGCAGCGCCGTCAGCACCGTCGGCACGCTGGAATACACGGCAGACGGTAACGGCTGGACCACCATGGAAGGGCCCATCGTGCGCGGCGTGCGCGTGCGCGTGCCCAGCCTGGCCCCCGGCGCGGACGTGACGCTGACCTTCCGGATGCGGGCCGACGCCAGCGCGGAAAACAGAACCATTCCAAACACCGCCACCGCCCTGACCGGCAAGGCCACGGTGAGCGACACTGCGAGGGTCGACGTGCGCTACCAGCCTGCCGTGGCGATTGGCCCGGAGGGCAACCCCGAGGCCCCCGAGGGCGGCGTTGCAGACCGCCAGAGCAGGGTGCTGGCCGTGGTGGGGCAGCCGGTGTGCTTTGACCACACTGCGAAGAACACCGGCGACGTGAAGGACGCCTTCCGCCTGAGTGTGGGTTACCCCACGGGCGGCGCGACGGCCACCTTTCTGGGTCAGGACGGACAGCCGCTCGCGCAGCCCCTGCTGCTGGACGCAGGCCAGAGCGCGTTCGTGCGGGTGTGCTACGCCGCCTCGCAGTCAGGTCCACTGGAGGCGCTGGTGACCATCAAGGGTGACCGCGGCACCAGCAACACCACGGCAGATGCGGTGGAGAGCGTCGAGGCTGGTCTGCCCGAACTGATCAAGTCCTACGTGGCCACCGCCCAGGACGGCAAGATCACCGTGACCCTGCCCGCAGGCGCGACGGTGGCGGCGGGCGACACCATTACGTACCAGCTGAGCGTCCGCAATCCTTACACCCGCCCGCTGACCGCCGTGGTGGTCACCGATGCCCTGACCACCCACCTGGACTTTGTGAGTGCTTCCGGTGGCGGCGTCAGCATGGGCGCGCCCGGCACCCAGACCGTGAAGTGGGAGCTGGGCACGCTGGCCCCCGGCGAAACCCGCGTCCTGACGGTGGTCACATCGGTCAGCACCCGCGCGGTGGACGGCGAGGCGCTCAGGAATGTCTTCCAGATGGTCAGCACCCAGACCCCCGCCCCGCTGGGCAGCAACGAGGTGATAACCCCGGTGTGGACGGCCAAGCTGGCCGTCAACAAGGACGTGAGTGCTCCCGAAGTGACCGTGGGAGACCGGTTGACCTACACCCTGACGGTCCTGAACAAGTCGGCCACCACGTCAATCCTCAACGCGCAGGTCACCGACGTGCCCGCCAGAGGCCTGAGTTACATCCCCGGCAGCAGCCGCCTGGGCGGCAGACCGATCTCTGATCCTCAGATCGTGGGCGGCGTGCTGACCTGGGCCGTGGCGGAATTGCCCGCCGGCGTACCAATCACGCTGACCTACGACACCCGGATCACCCCGGAAGCCGTGGGTGAACTGGTCAACACCGTGACCGTGAGCGGCGTTGGGGCAGGGGGTGTAGCTCGCGCCATTGCCAGCAACCAGGCGGTGGCCACCGTCAAACTCAAGCTGACGACCTTCGCGCCGCTGTCAGACATCCTGGGACTGGTGTATGTGGACCGCAACCGCGACGGGCGCTACCAGGAAGGGCTGGATACCCCGCTGCCCCGCGCCCGTGTGCTGCTCGCTGGGGGCCGCCAGACCCTGACCGACGTGGCGGGCCGCTACAGCTTTGCCAATGTTGCCAATGGCACGCAGGCGCTGCGCCTGGATCCCATGACCACCCCGTATCCGCCGCTGCCTGTGCCGCGTGACGGCGGTCTGAGCGGCACCCAGACGGTGTTCGTGAACGGACTGACCAGCGTGGACTTCCCGCTCGCCCCGCTGGGCGGCGAAATCCTGGCCTTGCGCCGCACCACGCTGACTGTGGGTCGGGGCGAGATCACCGTCACGCTGGAAAAAGCCGTCTACGCCGTGGACGGCGGCTATGTGGTCACGTTGAAGTTGAACACGCCACGCGCGCTGAGTGGCGTCGAGCTCAGCGATCCGCTGCCCGCCGGGGCAACTTTGAAAGAAGGCCGCAATACCCTGACCGCTAGCCTTCCTGCGGGTGAAACGAACCTCACCTACCGCTTTGCCTGGACCGGCGAGCCGCGTGCGGCCACCACCGATCCCACGCTGAGCTGGAGGGACTGAAAACCGTGAAGAGCCATCGCCACAATCTGCAACGCCTCGCCCTGACCCTGACGGCCCTGCTGGCCGTGGGCACGGGTGCGGACGCGCTGGAAATCGGTACCGCGATCAACACCAGCCTGCCCCTGACCAGCGTGGGCGACCGCCTGGCCTGGACCGTGGGCGACCAGAACCTGACGCTGGACGTGCCAGTGGCGGGGGTAGTGCGCCTAGAACTGTACAGCCCTAGGGTGGACCAGTCGGATTACCGCAGCAGCGCGTTTTACGGCGATGAGCAGTACGACGCCAACGCCTCGGCGGTGACCACCACCTTCAGCGTGCTGAACAGTGCCGGCCAGGTGGTGGTGAGCCGCGCGTTCACGCCGGGCACGCACGCCTGGGAAACGCTGTTCGACCAGAATCTGCCCGCCGGGAAATACACGCTGCGCGCCGCCACACAGGGCAACGGCAAGAACACCTTCGCCATTCGCCTGGCCGGGGTCAGTGCCGCCGTCAGCGCGGATCGCCTCACCGTCAACGTGCATTCCCGCAGCTGGCTTCCGGCCATCAATGTGACCACCGACGGCGGTGCGTATGTCCTGAAGATGTACGACGGCGACGGTCCGCAGGAACTGGAGGCGCGTGTGATCGACACGGCCACCGGTTACATCACGCCACTGCCGATCAGCCGCGACCTGGGCGACGTGGAATTGCCGCTGCCCGCGCGTGCTGGAAAGTACGTGATCGAACTGCGCCAGCCCGACACGGCGAAGCAGTACAGCAACGCGGTGGGGTTCAGCCTGGTGCGCGCGGGCGTGCCGACGCCGATCACGGTCAGTGTGGTGGACCAGACCGGCCTGCTGCACATAACCGCCGAGCTGGTGCTGCCCGGCAGCACCCGGCCCATCACCACCGACGTGCAGGTGGGCGAGCAGCCCCTGACGGTCAATGGCCGCTTCGAGACGCGGGTGGCCGCCGGAACCTACCCGCTGAGCGTCGGTGCGGTGGCCGGCGCGCAGGTCAGCGTGACCCCCAGTGTGACCGTGCCGCGCGGCGGTGTAGGGGAGGCGAAGGTGGAAATCAGGCCGCAGGTGGCCCTGACCCTGACCAGCGATAAGCCCGAAGTCTGCGTAGGCGACACCGTGACCCTGACTGCCCGCGCCAGTACCGCTTTTGCCGGGGAGCTGCCGCTGGAACTGCAACTGGACACAGGTGGCCTGACCGTGGATGGCCTGGGCACCCTGAGCGGCACCTTCGATTCAAGCAAGCCCGGCGAACTGCAGGTCAGGGGCACGGCCACGCGCCCCGGACCGCTCACCTTCAGCGCTACTCTGGCCCCCTGGAACCAGACTGGGCGGGTGCAGGTCAACGTTCTGCCAGACGCCACCACGCTGCAACTGTCCCGCGCGCCCCTGAACGACACCCTGATTGGTGAGGAAACCACGGTCATACTGACCCTGAAGAACACTGCAGAGTTCACGGTCCCCTACACCCTGACCGACATTGTCGGAGCGGGCCTGCAAGCGTTGGACGCCACCACCTTCAGCGGAGACTTGAAGGGCGGCGAGACGAA
This sequence is a window from Deinococcus humi. Protein-coding genes within it:
- a CDS encoding DUF11 domain-containing protein, giving the protein MTRSRLIFPALLLGLLLPGAYAGAQNMTPAGTVITNQAQAEFLSPVTNQPTVSMSNVVQTTVSAVCAVSVTPDGTVAQPGQNAALLPGEQATFVYRVVNAGNATSTFALASRTEAGGTSSPDLRMVRDLNGNGKADANEPEISSVTLDADQSTDVLLLVDAIAAGDAFVNLVAGCAGGQTDSNNVSVVRISPPPELAVSKSFSPALLRPGSETTVTVKTVNGGRGQSREVVLTDLLTDQLAQGLSFVSGSAVSTVGTLEYTADGNGWTTMEGPIVRGVRVRVPSLAPGADVTLTFRMRADASAENRTIPNTATALTGKATVSDTARVDVRYQPAVAIGPEGNPEAPEGGVADRQSRVLAVVGQPVCFDHTAKNTGDVKDAFRLSVGYPTGGATATFLGQDGQPLAQPLLLDAGQSAFVRVCYAASQSGPLEALVTIKGDRGTSNTTADAVESVEAGLPELIKSYVATAQDGKITVTLPAGATVAAGDTITYQLSVRNPYTRPLTAVVVTDALTTHLDFVSASGGGVSMGAPGTQTVKWELGTLAPGETRVLTVVTSVSTRAVDGEALRNVFQMVSTQTPAPLGSNEVITPVWTAKLAVNKDVSAPEVTVGDRLTYTLTVLNKSATTSILNAQVTDVPARGLSYIPGSSRLGGRPISDPQIVGGVLTWAVAELPAGVPITLTYDTRITPEAVGELVNTVTVSGVGAGGVARAIASNQAVATVKLKLTTFAPLSDILGLVYVDRNRDGRYQEGLDTPLPRARVLLAGGRQTLTDVAGRYSFANVANGTQALRLDPMTTPYPPLPVPRDGGLSGTQTVFVNGLTSVDFPLAPLGGEILALRRTTLTVGRGEITVTLEKAVYAVDGGYVVTLKLNTPRALSGVELSDPLPAGATLKEGRNTLTASLPAGETNLTYRFAWTGEPRAATTDPTLSWRD